In Bufo gargarizans isolate SCDJY-AF-19 chromosome 5, ASM1485885v1, whole genome shotgun sequence, the following are encoded in one genomic region:
- the LOC122938394 gene encoding ZBED6 C-terminal-like protein, whose amino-acid sequence MSEDIREPLVSNDSVQDPLPQAQDSHNVDFSGKEYPDSEMREIKRSHNEIIPEIEIKLESSDDDEDKSEVSPWPLPFPRKRKIANSLEVGTGPQKDPREHEGSLSIAQNTTPLVARPTRKRKSTSEVWQFFYRDPTIISRAVCTLCRMSVSRGKLGGRFGTTALKRHLESKHPQQWAQRRSMRLQKPDVEEEEEETYVDEDEIDESYQNPFNMAIMQFLYQKPMPNEKNAIECTVAHGSPKTYEIIDSSDDEEDKERGDNIMVEFGEAMTSKKTTEQVSGLDSSFHINARNASHPFPGLDKTQPVVSQTFSSTDYSPVPLGARRRKSTSAVWQFFYLDRTNICRAICNLCQASVGRGKLGGHLGTSALMRHLEGKHPLEWSRGKMNKPNTAVVLEADEDEDEDIDEHIGYPQRAFSKFRLTGFPMYPSEMPEHLNPTLHTVPIEYDNDNEDPEMQSSLQISFKENILDPTGIILKANGKYPSDHPKAQSWNRSITELMCEMALPYSFVTSKAFRRFMAQADPHYSVPTRSFFSGKAVPQIYESVCERIVSDLKMSGCPQVHITAHVRSSDLSMNYLALTAHWAVLKPDADQSAERKHALICIKRFPKEFTEGSIQQELIQQVSLWLLPNALCPGLFVSSADVNLMHAIKGANYTYVPCFTHSLNLLVTDFLQNNRYIAGMLTMARKVCSHFIHSSRARRILSELQFQNHLPKHSLKLETIPHWTSTFYMLQRLLEQQRAVQEYLVMHKVEAVDIHLSTSHWNLMTSLVDLLQPFEMAIREVNASQSSLSQVLPELRYLHIFLKQIRGHFESKGDANGVVLADSFALKLSTDYGVNEMFQKEEFILATLLDPRFKGRIEAILPVDSDIDHWKQVLVKKVKEVMSSSSSSVYLPSQVSHSTSQVREDSQSHVLSSKQFDMETSMMTMAPQWRKNVTASPLIHKEKSLIEHLESVGLLASKSTGASLSTESHSACIMVERYLQDNKTIGAKDDPLIYWQKRTWLWPALTKLAVMYLTCPPSSVFAELVFKSPRAFTDAQRRPDIMEGLEHIIFLKVNLENFPSYNLPSLIFSEDNEIEQSDSDDGF is encoded by the coding sequence ATGTCAGAAGACATTAGAGAACCCCTTGTAAGCAATGACTCAGTCCAGGACCCGCTCCCTCAAGCTCAGGATTCCCACAATGTTGATTTTTCGGGTAAAGAGTATCCAGATTCCGAAATGAGAGAAATAAAAAGATCACACAATGAAATTATCCCCGAAATTGAAATCAAGTTAGAATccagtgatgatgatgaggacaAATCTGAAGTCTCCCCATGGCCTTTACCTTTTCCAAGGAAGAGAAAAATAGCCAATTCTCTGGAAGTTGGAACTGGTCCACAGAAAGATCCCCGTGAGCATGAAGGGTCTCTGAGTATTGCTCAGAACACTACTCCATTGGTGGCCCGGCCAACCAGGAAGAGAAAGTCCACATCGGAGGTCTGGCAATTTTTCTATCGTGACCCAACCATCATCTCCAGAGCTGTTTGTACTCTTTGTCGAATGAGTGTCAGCAGAGGCAAACTAGGGGGCAGGTTTGGTACCACAGCTCTGAAACGCCACTTGGAGAGTAAACATCCACAACAATGGGCACAACGAAGGTCTATGAGACTCCAAAAACCAGATgttgaagaggaagaggaggaaacaTATGTTGATGAAGATGAAATAGATGAGTCCTACCAAAATCCATTCAATATGGCCATCATGCAGTTCCTTTATCAAAAGCCAATGCCAAATGAGAAAAATGCCATTGAGTGTACTGTGGCTCATGGTTCGCCTAAAACGTATGAGATCATTGACTCTAGTGACGATGAGGAAGATAAGGAAAGAGGAGACAACATTATGGTGGAATTTGGAGAAGCAATGACCAGCAAAAAGACGACTGAGCAGGTTAGCGGGTTAGACTCCAGTTTTCACATTAATGCCAGAAATGCTTCTCACCCCTTTCCAGGCCTGGACAAGACCCAACCCGTGGTCTCCCAGACGTTCAGCTCTACTGATTATTCTCCTGTCCCACTAGGAGCTCGTCGAAGGAAGTCTACATCTGCTGTATGGCAGTTCTTCTACCTTGACCGTACAAACATTTGCCGAGCCATTTGCAATCTGTGCCAGGCAAGTGTGGGTCGGGGAAAACTAGGGGGTCACCTTGGAACATCAGCTCTTATGCGACATCTTGAAGGGAAGCATCCTTTAGAGTGGAGCAGGGGGAAAATGAACAAACCAAATACTGCTGTTGTGCTTGAGGCAGACGAAGATGAGGATGAAGACATAGATGAGCACATTGGTTATCCTCAACGAGCTTTCAGTAAATTTAGACTAACTGGTTTCCCTATGTATCCTTCAGAGATGCCAGAGCATCTTAACCCAACTCTCCACACTGTTCCCATAGAGTATGACAATGATAATGAAGATCCCGAGATGCAGAGTAGCCTTCAGATCTCCTTCAAGGAAAATATTTTGGATCCAACCGGCATTATTCTCAAAGCAAATGGAAAATACCCTTCCGATCACCCCAAAGCCCAATCCTGGAACAGGAGCATCACAGAACTAATGTGCGAGATGGCCCTTCCCTACTCATTCGTTACCTCTAAAGCTTTTCGGAGGTTCATGGCACAGGCTGACCCTCACTACTCAGTTCCTACAAGATCTTTTTTCTCTGGTAAAGCTGTTCCCCAAATTTATGAGTCAGTGTGTGAGAGGATAGTTAGTGACCTAAAGATGTCCGGATGTCCTCAAGTCCACATAACTGCCCATGTGCGGTCCAGTGACCTTTCCATGAATTATTTAGCTTTAACTGCCCACTGGGCAGTTTTGAAACCAGATGCTGATCAGTCTGCAGAGAGGAAGCACGCTCTCATATGCATCAAACGCTTTCCCAAAGAATTTACAGAGGGCAGTATCCAACAGGAGTTAATTCAACAAGTTAGTTTGTGGCTTTTGCCCAACGCTTTGTGTCCTGGGCTCTTTGTCTCCAGTGCAGATGTCAATCTTATGCATGCCATTAAAGGGGCAAATTACACATATGTACCTTGCTTTACCCATTCTCTTAACCTGCTGGTTACTGATTTCCTGCAGAATAATCGCTACATTGCTGGAATGCTCACCATGGCCAGAAAAGTGTGTAGCCACTTCATTCACTCCTCCAGAGCGAGAAGAATCCTTAGTGAGCTTCAATTCCAAAATCATTTGCCCAAGCATTCTCTGAAACTGGAAACGATACCTCACTGGACATCCACTTTCTACATGTTGCAGAGGCTCCTGGAGCAACAGAGAGCAGTCCAAGAATACTTGGTGATGCATAAAGTAGAAGCTGTGGACATCCATCTAAGTACTAGTCACTGGAACCTCATGACATCACTGGTGGATCTTCTACAACCCTTTGAAATGGCTATACGAGAGGTCAATGCCAGTCAGTCATCTCTCAGCCAGGTGTTGCCAGAACTTCGGTATCTCCATATCTTCCTAAAACAAATCAGAGGACATTTTGAAAGCAAAGGAGATGCTAACGGTGTTGTTCTTGCTGATAGCTTTGCTCTCAAACTTTCGACAGACTATGGGGTCAATGAAATGTTCCAAAAGGAAGAGTTCATTTTGGCCACCTTGCTGGACCCACGGTTCAAAGGAAGAATTGAGGCAATATTGCCTGTTGACTCGGATATTGACCACTGGAAACAAGTTCTGGTTAAGAAAGTCAAAGAAGTCATGTCATCTTCATCTTCTTCTGTTTACTTGCCCTCCCAGGTTAGCCATTCAACTTCTCAGGTTAGAGAAGACTCTCAGTCCCATGTGTTATCCAGTAAACAGTTCGACATGGAAACCAGTATGATGACTATGGCTCCACAATGGAGGAAAAACGTGACTGCTTCACCTTTAATCCACAAGGAGAAATCATTGATTGAACATTTGGAGAGTGTTGGTCTCTTGGCCTCTAAATCAACAGGAGCTTCATTGTCAACGGAGAGCCATTCTGCCTGCATCATGGTCGAGAGGTACCTCCAAGACAACAAAACCATTGGAGCAAAGGATGACCCTTTGATCTACTGGCAAAAACGTACATGGCTTTGGCCGGCACTAACAAAATTGGCTGTAATGTACCTGACATGTCCTCCTTCGAGTGTGTTTGCCGAACTCGTCTTTAAGTCTCCTCGAGCCTTCACGGACGCACAGCGTCGACCAGACATCATGGAGGGTTTGGAGCACATTATATTTCTGAAGGTCAATCTGGAAAATTTCCCCAGTTATAATCTGCCATCTCTTATCTTCTCTGAAGACAATGAGATAGAACAAAGTGACAGTGACGATGGGTTCTGA